One genomic window of Punica granatum isolate Tunisia-2019 chromosome 1, ASM765513v2, whole genome shotgun sequence includes the following:
- the LOC116192453 gene encoding xyloglucan-specific galacturonosyltransferase 1-like, translating into MAVSLSKKRSSSSSKAAAEDVVERPGRDYCYLCSVLCKVLYRIPVAVLLLFLLFLWSSSTTIISGKIVHVCVSSRKLNNLYCLSAGAQSQPSFELPEVPVFRNISRVLSNDEDITKETAGAARESSLPVLTFSGIPSIDRNSSKAVSSVVPENPVPVPVPIIKTSVEKEPEEDTADAMKAVKEQLDVHRSWVSSHSGNNMKCDGKGIYVYDLPSKFNKDLIGQCSDIVPWIDFCKYFENNAMGEPIPKLGDHWYGTHQYSLEPIFHSRILKHPCRVYNENEAKLFYVPFYGGLDILRWHFKNVSTELKDSLSLELIKWLEQQKLWTKNSGKDHVFVLGKISWDFRRNSDSTWGTKFLELPQMQNPVKLLIERQPWHVNDIGIPHPTSFHPQSDSDIIAWQQKIIQSPRRSLISFAGAARPGAPENIRSVLIRQCMEAGEGKCRYLDCRSEKCDMPETVIETFMESEFCLQPQGDSPTRKSLFDSLVSGCIPVLFDPFTAYYQYPWHLPEEPEKYSVFIDHNEVRKSRVNVMERLMKISRQEREDMRSYIVYKLMPGLVYGDPSSEFSKFQDAFFIAVNNLLERASRI; encoded by the exons ATGGCTGTTTCATTGTCCAAGAAAAGGTCTTCTTCCAGCAGCAAAGCAGCTGCTGAAGATGTCGTGGAGAGACCGGGACGGGACTATTGCTATCTCTGCAGCGTTCTCTGCAAAGTCCTGTACAGGATTCCTGTTGCtgtcctcctcctcttcctcctcttcctctggTCCTCCTCGACCACCATCATTTCCGGGAAGATCGTCCATGTCTGCGTCTCGTCCCGGAAGCTTAACAACCTCTACTGCCTCTCCGCTGGCGCCCAGTCTCAGCCCAGCTTCGAGCTCCCGGAAGTTCCAGTTTTCAGGAACATCTCCAGAGTCTTGAGCAATGATGAAGATATTACGAAGGAGACTGCTGGTGCTGCTCGGGAAAGTTCACTCCCGGTTTTGACCTTCTCTGGAATCCCGAGCATTGACCGCAATAGCTCGAAAGCAGTCTCTAGTGTTGTTCCAGAAAACCCAGTCCCCGTTCCGGTCCCGATTATTAAGACCAGTGTTGAAAAGGAGCCGGAGGAGGACACTGCAGATGCCATGAAGGCCGTTAAGGAGCAGCTGGATGTGCATAGATCGTGGGTTTCATCACATTCTGGGAATAATATGAAGTGTGACGGGAAGGGGATTTATGTCTATGATTTGCCGTCAAAGTTCAACAAGGACCTCATCGGTCAATGCAGTGACATAGTTCCCTGGATTGATTTCTGCAAGTATTTCGAGAACAATGCCATGGGAGAGCCGATCCCAAAGCTCGGAGACCATTGGTATGGAACGCACCAGTATTCACTGGAGCCAATCTTCCATTCCAGGATCCTAAAGCATCCTTGCAG GGTTTACAATGAGAATGAAGCCAAGCTCTTCTATGTTCCCTTCTATGGAGGACTAGATATCCTGAGATGGCATTTCAAGAATGTCTCCACTGAACTAAAAGACAGCCTGTCTCTGGAGCTGATAAAGTGGCTCGAGCAGCAGAAACTGTGGACGAAAAATTCCGGAAAGGACCATGTCTTTGTACTAGGCAAGATCTCATGGGATTTCAGGAGGAATAGCGACTCCACTTGGGGGACTAAATTCCTGGAGCTCCCTCAGATGCAGAACCCAGTGAAGCTCCTGATCGAGCGGCAGCCCTGGCATGTGAACGACATTGGGATCCCACACCCGACGAGCTTCCACCCGCAATCGGACAGCGACATCATTGCCTGGCAACAGAAGATAATTCAGTCCCCCCGCCGGAGCCTAATCAGCTTTGCAGGTGCCGCCAGGCCAGGTGCGCCCGAGAACATCCGTTCAGTGCTCATTAGGCAATGCATGGAGGCAGGAGAAGGCAAGTGTCGGTACCTAGATTGCCGGTCAGAGAAGTGCGACATGCCGGAGACAGTAATCGAGACTTTCATGGAATCGGAGTTCTGCCTTCAGCCTCAGGGTGACAGTCCGACAAGGAAGTCACTGTTCGATTCCCTCGTGTCAGGATGCATCCCGGTCCTATTCGACCCATTCACAGCCTATTACCAGTACCCCTGGCACTTGCCTGAGGAACCGGAGAAGTACTCAGTGTTCATAGACCACAACGAGGTGAGGAAATCGAGAGTGAATGTGATGGAGCGGCTCATGAAGATCTCCAGGCAAGAACGAGAGGACATGAGGAGCTACATTGTGTACAAGCTGATGCCTGGACTGGTGTACGGCGATCCAAGCTCCGAGTTCAGTAAATTTCAGGATGCGTTTTTTATAGCAGTGAATAATCTTCTCGAGAGGGCTAGTAGAATATGA